In Toxotes jaculatrix isolate fToxJac2 chromosome 11, fToxJac2.pri, whole genome shotgun sequence, a single genomic region encodes these proteins:
- the cep170aa gene encoding centrosomal protein of 170 kDa isoform X4, with translation MSVTSWFLVSSGGTRHRLPREMIFVGRDDCELMLQSRSVDKQHAVINYEAGTDEHKVKDLGSLNGTFVNDVRIQEQMYITLKMEDKLRFGYDTNLFTVVRGELTVPEEALKHEKFTSGLQLSKKPSNGETTTTTTTSKSPTKTPTKTAKSPSGGTPRPGESRATDGVTPFKEPPGDATALPRGTPLYGQPSWWGDGDADDENSFKQETKSSTKKHDSSISDSKEARRGEKAKEDGLHASTTHDSSYFEIPTKEGHMANNGIHEIPTKDTEGSTTHTTTAQGHASFTIEFDNTSPGKVTIKDHVSKFTSEHHRSRSKKSGAGSGGAGGRDLSTLQAAMMASESKVADWLAQNDPTLVRSESTEDDSKSIKSDVPVHLKRLKGSKHEDGTQSDSENGLGLRFANRRHALEERLKAAHSHVGGGGGAGGTGGGNVTVSGTRTTGTRTAFMIEFYDEENPRKRRSYSFSQTAPLLGGGAGGEGLCPQPPSHPKVFSISTSATTASDSGKAPAPIPATVAVGAPTAARVLLKQRSEDPSISRSSASTGLATGSPTSPSEDASVVGKGAGTAGGEAEDDHSDKGTYTIELENRNPEEEEARRMIDKVFGVQQSQDSSVLSDLKREGKGKETGETGKEALPGDSSWVSQWASLAANHTRTDPEGSGAETAAFLHKERGADAFESTASLSRGESSSSLTDRKRRTLPQLPVDDPRAKSSTKALRSEIGEKQDTEPQEKENKGDGESPTLKEDSEMTSKRKQSSTSSPCKAPLRTSGSTERRKRSEERKGGGGEGGEKSGKPLVRQGSFTIEKPSANVPAELIPRINRGGSGRERSDSVGSMDTATLLKDTEAVMAFLEAKLRDENKLDQKSSKTGITTQGSGSGLPPRTDSISPESDVDTASTASHVAGEAERKAAAGGVQKRRSLSSMHREKSNMSTASKTSVTNASARERLERKTKTRTVDATSRTDARRSVQPSSASSRARQPSLDLTDDDQTSSFPISDILSSDQETYSGPLGHSALGRGLDDALHSKLDSRSAKTSTSGSAKTSRTLQAATTSSLNKQASLPQPRPTRASLLRRARLGDTSDTDLADADRVSVASEVSTTSSTSKPPSGRKGMSRLDMLAQPRRNRLGSISARSDSECTVTRSSTSSPRLSAETALRLGLRSSTPTENRLTPRMRANSVSKLNETKTKTTTSGYCSPTESSQPEPEGGDAEEELMVSSSSRWRRLPPEYGSTSEEEFGSNRNSPKHGGRSHVRPHHLVPHRSSRLSTTAAPGSAAVTGPGGVGFKHRMKEQEEYIRDWTAHSEEIARLFPCVRRISQDLAKDLAILAREIHDVAGEIDSVSSSGTAPSTTVSTAATTPGSAIDTREELVDRVFDESLNFRKIPPVISTKAPEINGKPVELRPRAPDSLEPRALRRRTWNREEAVLDSLLLNSVSQLSTKIRHSVDKTAGKIRILFKDKDRNWDEIENKLRSESDIPLLKTSNKEISSILLELKRVEKQLQVINVMVDPDGTLDALASLGLTSPTTPTKPQAAKITSPCATNPGSVQPAKESLPQILPGPGGSATSARVQASSPSTEETAQEPSVGLGITGVGGLPFNRMRPSGEEAIAQK, from the exons ATGAGTGTGACCTCCTGGTTCCTGGTGAGCAGCGGGGGTACTCGCCACCGACTCCCCCGTGAAATGATCTTTGTTGGCCGGGATGACTGTGAGCTAATGCTACAG tCCCGCAGTGTGGATAAGCAGCATGCAGTCATCAACTATGAGGCTGGGACTGATGAACACAAGGTCAAGGACCTGGGCAGCCTGAACGGG ACCTTTGTAAATGATGTCCGCATCCAGGAGCAGATGTATATCACTCTGAAGATGGAGGACAAGCTGAGGTTTGGATATG ATACCAACCTATTCACGGTGGTGAGAGGAGAGCTCACTGTGCCAGAGGAGGCTCTAAAG CATGAAAAGTTCACCAGCGGCCTCCAGCTCAGCAAGAAGCCATCCAATGGTGAAACCACAACCACCACAACCACAAGCAAGTCTCCCACGAAGACCCCAACAAAAACAGCGAAGTCTCCCAGTGGTGGCACCCCAAGGCCAGGGGAGAGCAGAGCAACGGATGGGGTCACACCCTTCAAAGAGCCACCAG GGGACGCTACAGCGCTGCCTCGCGGGACGCCTCTGTACGGCCAGCCGTCTTGGTGGGGGGACGGGGATGCAGATGATGAGAACTCcttcaaacaggaaacaaagtcATCCACGAAAAAACATGACAGCTCCATTTCAG ACAGCAAAGAGGCACGTCGAGGGGAGAAGGCTAAAGAGGACGGCCTTCATGCGTCCACCACGCATGATTCCAGTTACTTTGAAATCCCTACCAAGGAGGGTCACATGGCCAATAACGGCATCCATGAGATTCCCACTAAAGACACAGAGGGCAGTACCACTCACACCACTACAG CTCAAGGTCACGCTTCCTTCACCATAGAGTTTGACAACACTTCTCCAGGGAAAGTCACCATTAAAGACCATGTGTCAAAGTTCACATCTGAACACCACAGATCTCGCTCCAAAAAGAGTGGAGCAGGAAGTGGAGGTGCAGGAGGGAGGGACTTGAGCACACTTCAGGCGGCCATGATGGCATCAGAAAGCAAAGTGGCTGATTGGCTGGCCCAGAACGACCCCACTCTAGTGCGCAGCGAGTCAACAGAGGACGACAGCAAGAGCATCAAGAGCGACGTGCCGGTCCATCTGAAACGACTGAAAG GCAGCAAGCATGAGGATGGCACCCAGAGTGACTCTGAGAATGGACTGGGCCTGCGTTTTGCCAACCGCCGCCATGCCCTCGAGGAACGTCTAAAAGCAGCGCACAGCCacgtgggaggaggaggaggagcaggaggaacaggaggtgGTAACGTAACAGTGAGCGGGACCCGAACAACCGGCACCCGCACTGCCTTCATGATCGAGTTCTACGACGAGGAAAACCCTCGCAAGCGCCGGTCGTACTCATTTTCTCAGACTGCACCCCTGCTGGGgggaggagctggtggagaggGACTGTGTCCTCAGCCTCCGTCTCACCCCAAGGTGTTCAGCATTTCCACGTCTGCTACTACAGCCTCAGATTCAG GAAAAGCCCCAGCTCCAATACCGGCTACAGTGGCTGTAGGTGCCCCTACAGCTGCCCGCGTGCTGCTCAAGCAGAGGTCTGAGGACCCAAGTATCAGTCGGAGCTCAGCCAGTACAGGGCTGGCGACAGGTAGCCCCACCAGCCCCAGCGAGGACGCCTCGGTCGTGGGGAAAGGAGCGGggacagctggaggagaggcagaggatgACCACAGTGATAAGGGGACGTACACTATCGAACTGGAGAACAGGAacccagaggaagaggaggccagGCGCATGATAGACAAG GTGTTTGGTGTTCAGCAGAGCCAAGACTCATCTGTTCTGTCTGACctgaaaagagaaggaaaaggaaaggagactggggagacagggaaagag GCTCTTCCTGGTGACTCGAGCTGGGTCTCTCAGTGGGCCAGTCTAGCTGCCAATCATACCAGGACAGACCCAGAGGGATCAGGAGCAGAGACAGCCGCCTTCCTGCACAAAGAGAGAG GAGCTGATGCGTTTGAGTCCACTGCGTCCCTCAGCAGAGGTGAATCCTCCTCCAGTCTGACAGACCGTAAGCGCAGGACCCTCCCCCAGCTCCCTGTGGATGACCCCCGGGCTAAATCCAGCACCAAAGCCCTGAGGTCTGAGATTGGGGAGAAGCAGGACACTGAACCCCAGGAAAAAGAGAACAAGGGCGACGGGGAGTCCCCAACTCTCAAGGAGGACAGTGAGATGACCAGTAAACGGAAACAAAGCTCCACTTCCTCTCCATGCAAGGCTCCTCTCCGGACCTCTGGCAGCACTGAACGGAggaagaggtcagaggagaggaaaggaggaggaggagaaggaggagagaagtcTGGGAAGCCTCTAGTGCGCCAGGGCAGCTTCACTATTGAAAAGCCCAGCGCTAATGTCCCTGCAGAGCTCATCCCACGCATCAACAGAGGTGGCAGTGGGCGCGAACGCAGTGACTCTGTGGGTAGCATGGATACTGCTACACTCCTGAAAGACACTGAAGCTGTCATGGCATTCCTGGAGGCTAAACTAAGAGATGAAAATAAACTAGACCAGAAAAGTAGTAAAACTGGCATCACCACTCAGGGTTCAGGTTCTGGCCTCCCGCCTCGGACTGACTCCATCTCTCCTGAGTCAGATGTGGACACGGCCAGCACAGCTAGTCATGTGGCTGGAGAGGCTGAAAGGAAAGCAGCCGCTGGTGGTGTACAAAAACGGCGTTCCCTCAGCAGCATGCACCGGGAGAAGAGCAACATGAGCACAGCTTCCAAGACAAGTGTCACTAATGCAAGTGCCCGAGAGCGCTTGGAGAGGAAGACTAAAACAAGAACTGTGGACGCGACAAGCCGGACCGATGCACGCCGCTCTGTTCAGCcgtcctctgcctcctccagagCACGCCAGCCTTCACTGGATCTCACTGATGACGACCAGACTTCTTCCTTCCCCATCTCTGACATCTTGTCCTCAGACCAGGAGACCTACTCTGGACCGTTGGGGCACTCAGCACTTGGACGTGGCTTAGATGATGCCCTCCATTCCAAACTCGATAGCAGGTCTGCTAAGACCTCCACCAGTGGTTCAGCTAAAACCAGCCGTACTCTCCAGGCAgccaccacctcctctctgaacAAGCAGGCCTCACTGCCTCAGCCGCGGCCCACAAGAGCCTCCCTTCTTCGCCGTGCCCGCCTTGGGGATACATCTGACACAGACCTAGCTGATGCAGACAGGGTGTCTGTGGCCTCTGAGGTTTCCACCACCAGCTCCACCTCTAAGCCGCCATCTGGTCGGAAGGGAATGTCACGACTGGACATGCTGGCTCAGCCGCGTAGGAATCGTCTGGGCTCCATCTCAGCCCGCAGTGACTCAGAGTGCACGGTGACCCGGAGCTCCACCTCTTCACCCCGCCTGTCAGCTGAGACTGCTCTGCGTCTGGGCTTGCGCTCATCAACGCCCACAGAGAACAGACTGACACCCAGGATGAGGGCCAACAGCGTGTCCAAACTGAACGAGACCAAGACTAAGACCACTACATCTGGATACTGCTCACCCACAG AGAGCTCTCAGCCCGAACCTGAGGGCGGTGATGCAGAGGAAGAGCTAATGG TGTCCAGTAGCAGCAGGTGGAGACGTCTGCCACCAGAATACGGCTCCACCTCAGAGGAAGAGTTTGGCTCCAACCGGAATTCTCCAAAGCACGGAGGACGCTCTCACGTACGACCTCATCACCTCGTCCCACACCGCAGCTCGAGGCTCAGCACCACCGCAGCTCCaggctctgctgcagtgacGGGTCCAGgtggagtggggttcaaacaTCGAATGAAAGAGCAAGAGGAGTACATCAGAGACTGGACAGCACACAGCGAGGAAATAGCCAG GTTATTCCCCTGTGTGCGCAGGATCAGCCAGGACTTGGCCAAGGACTTGGCCATCTTGGCCCGTGAGATCCATGATGTGGCCGGCGAGATCGACTCAGTCAGCTCATCTGGCACAGCGCCCAGCACCACCGTCAGCACTGCCGCCACCACCCCGGGATCAGCTATCGACACCCGGGAAGAG TTGGTAGATCGGGTGTTTGATGAGAGCCTCAACTTCAGGAAGATTCCGCCTGTGATTTCAACCAAGGCACCAGAGATCAATGGTAAGCCGGTGGAGCTCCGCCCCCGTGCTCCTGACAGTCTGGAGCCCCGAGCTCTGAGGAGACGCACCTGGAACCGAGAAGAG GCGGTGTTGGACAGCCTGCTGCTCAATTCAGTTTCTCAACTGTCCACTAAGATCAGACACTCTGTCGATAAAACCGCAGGAAAAATCAG GATTTTGTTTAAGGATAAGGACAGAAACTGGGATGAAATTGAGAATAAACTGCGATCAGAAAGTGACATACCACTCCTGAAAACCTCCAACAAG GAGATTTCCTCAATTCTGCTTGAACTGAAGAGAGTTGAGAAGCAGCTTCAAG tgatCAATGTCATGGTAGACCCAGATGGGACTCTGGATGCCCTGGCCAGTCTCGGCCTGACCAGCCCCACCACCCCTACCAAGCCCCAAGCCGCCAAAATCACTTCCCCCTGTGCCACCAACCCCGGGTCCGTGCAACCAGCCAAAGAATCGCTGCCGCAGATCCTTCCTGGGCCTGGAGGATCAGCAACCTCCGCCAGAGTTCAGGCATCTTCTCCCAGCACAGAGGAAACTGCCCAAGAACCCAGTGTGGGTCTGGGGATAACAGGAGTCGGAGGACTGCCCTTCAACCGCATGCGTCCGAGCGGAGAGGAGGCCATCGCACAGAAGTGA
- the cep170aa gene encoding centrosomal protein of 170 kDa isoform X2, whose translation MSVTSWFLVSSGGTRHRLPREMIFVGRDDCELMLQSRSVDKQHAVINYEAGTDEHKVKDLGSLNGTFVNDVRIQEQMYITLKMEDKLRFGYDTNLFTVVRGELTVPEEALKHEKFTSGLQLSKKPSNGETTTTTTTSKSPTKTPTKTAKSPSGGTPRPGESRATDGVTPFKEPPGDATALPRGTPLYGQPSWWGDGDADDENSFKQETKSSTKKHDSSISDSKEARRGEKAKEDGLHASTTHDSSYFEIPTKEGHMANNGIHEIPTKDTEGSTTHTTTAQGHASFTIEFDNTSPGKVTIKDHVSKFTSEHHRSRSKKSGAGSGGAGGRDLSTLQAAMMASESKVADWLAQNDPTLVRSESTEDDSKSIKSDVPVHLKRLKGSKHEDGTQSDSENGLGLRFANRRHALEERLKAAHSHVGGGGGAGGTGGGNVTVSGTRTTGTRTAFMIEFYDEENPRKRRSYSFSQTAPLLGGGAGGEGLCPQPPSHPKVFSISTSATTASDSGKAPAPIPATVAVGAPTAARVLLKQRSEDPSISRSSASTGLATGSPTSPSEDASVVGKGAGTAGGEAEDDHSDKGTYTIELENRNPEEEEARRMIDKVFGVQQSQDSSVLSDLKREGKGKETGETGKEALPGDSSWVSQWASLAANHTRTDPEGSGAETAAFLHKERGADAFESTASLSRGESSSSLTDRKRRTLPQLPVDDPRAKSSTKALRSEIGEKQDTEPQEKENKGDGESPTLKEDSEMTSKRKQSSTSSPCKAPLRTSGSTERRKRSEERKGGGGEGGEKSGKPLVRQGSFTIEKPSANVPAELIPRINRGGSGRERSDSVGSMDTATLLKDTEAVMAFLEAKLRDENKLDQKSSKTGITTQGSGSGLPPRTDSISPESDVDTASTASHVAGEAERKAAAGGVQKRRSLSSMHREKSNMSTASKTSVTNASARERLERKTKTRTVDATSRTDARRSVQPSSASSRARQPSLDLTDDDQTSSFPISDILSSDQETYSGPLGHSALGRGLDDALHSKLDSRSAKTSTSGSAKTSRTLQAATTSSLNKQASLPQPRPTRASLLRRARLGDTSDTDLADADRVSVASEVSTTSSTSKPPSGRKGMSRLDMLAQPRRNRLGSISARSDSECTVTRSSTSSPRLSAETALRLGLRSSTPTENRLTPRMRANSVSKLNETKTKTTTSGYCSPTESSQPEPEGGDAEEELMVSSSSRWRRLPPEYGSTSEEEFGSNRNSPKHGGRSHVRPHHLVPHRSSRLSTTAAPGSAAVTGPGGVGFKHRMKEQEEYIRDWTAHSEEIARISQDLAKDLAILAREIHDVAGEIDSVSSSGTAPSTTVSTAATTPGSAIDTREEVGPARSTQPDIQESMRKLVDRVFDESLNFRKIPPVISTKAPEINGKPVELRPRAPDSLEPRALRRRTWNREEAVLDSLLLNSVSQLSTKIRHSVDKTAGKIRILFKDKDRNWDEIENKLRSESDIPLLKTSNKEISSILLELKRVEKQLQVINVMVDPDGTLDALASLGLTSPTTPTKPQAAKITSPCATNPGSVQPAKESLPQILPGPGGSATSARVQASSPSTEETAQEPSVGLGITGVGGLPFNRMRPSGEEAIAQK comes from the exons ATGAGTGTGACCTCCTGGTTCCTGGTGAGCAGCGGGGGTACTCGCCACCGACTCCCCCGTGAAATGATCTTTGTTGGCCGGGATGACTGTGAGCTAATGCTACAG tCCCGCAGTGTGGATAAGCAGCATGCAGTCATCAACTATGAGGCTGGGACTGATGAACACAAGGTCAAGGACCTGGGCAGCCTGAACGGG ACCTTTGTAAATGATGTCCGCATCCAGGAGCAGATGTATATCACTCTGAAGATGGAGGACAAGCTGAGGTTTGGATATG ATACCAACCTATTCACGGTGGTGAGAGGAGAGCTCACTGTGCCAGAGGAGGCTCTAAAG CATGAAAAGTTCACCAGCGGCCTCCAGCTCAGCAAGAAGCCATCCAATGGTGAAACCACAACCACCACAACCACAAGCAAGTCTCCCACGAAGACCCCAACAAAAACAGCGAAGTCTCCCAGTGGTGGCACCCCAAGGCCAGGGGAGAGCAGAGCAACGGATGGGGTCACACCCTTCAAAGAGCCACCAG GGGACGCTACAGCGCTGCCTCGCGGGACGCCTCTGTACGGCCAGCCGTCTTGGTGGGGGGACGGGGATGCAGATGATGAGAACTCcttcaaacaggaaacaaagtcATCCACGAAAAAACATGACAGCTCCATTTCAG ACAGCAAAGAGGCACGTCGAGGGGAGAAGGCTAAAGAGGACGGCCTTCATGCGTCCACCACGCATGATTCCAGTTACTTTGAAATCCCTACCAAGGAGGGTCACATGGCCAATAACGGCATCCATGAGATTCCCACTAAAGACACAGAGGGCAGTACCACTCACACCACTACAG CTCAAGGTCACGCTTCCTTCACCATAGAGTTTGACAACACTTCTCCAGGGAAAGTCACCATTAAAGACCATGTGTCAAAGTTCACATCTGAACACCACAGATCTCGCTCCAAAAAGAGTGGAGCAGGAAGTGGAGGTGCAGGAGGGAGGGACTTGAGCACACTTCAGGCGGCCATGATGGCATCAGAAAGCAAAGTGGCTGATTGGCTGGCCCAGAACGACCCCACTCTAGTGCGCAGCGAGTCAACAGAGGACGACAGCAAGAGCATCAAGAGCGACGTGCCGGTCCATCTGAAACGACTGAAAG GCAGCAAGCATGAGGATGGCACCCAGAGTGACTCTGAGAATGGACTGGGCCTGCGTTTTGCCAACCGCCGCCATGCCCTCGAGGAACGTCTAAAAGCAGCGCACAGCCacgtgggaggaggaggaggagcaggaggaacaggaggtgGTAACGTAACAGTGAGCGGGACCCGAACAACCGGCACCCGCACTGCCTTCATGATCGAGTTCTACGACGAGGAAAACCCTCGCAAGCGCCGGTCGTACTCATTTTCTCAGACTGCACCCCTGCTGGGgggaggagctggtggagaggGACTGTGTCCTCAGCCTCCGTCTCACCCCAAGGTGTTCAGCATTTCCACGTCTGCTACTACAGCCTCAGATTCAG GAAAAGCCCCAGCTCCAATACCGGCTACAGTGGCTGTAGGTGCCCCTACAGCTGCCCGCGTGCTGCTCAAGCAGAGGTCTGAGGACCCAAGTATCAGTCGGAGCTCAGCCAGTACAGGGCTGGCGACAGGTAGCCCCACCAGCCCCAGCGAGGACGCCTCGGTCGTGGGGAAAGGAGCGGggacagctggaggagaggcagaggatgACCACAGTGATAAGGGGACGTACACTATCGAACTGGAGAACAGGAacccagaggaagaggaggccagGCGCATGATAGACAAG GTGTTTGGTGTTCAGCAGAGCCAAGACTCATCTGTTCTGTCTGACctgaaaagagaaggaaaaggaaaggagactggggagacagggaaagag GCTCTTCCTGGTGACTCGAGCTGGGTCTCTCAGTGGGCCAGTCTAGCTGCCAATCATACCAGGACAGACCCAGAGGGATCAGGAGCAGAGACAGCCGCCTTCCTGCACAAAGAGAGAG GAGCTGATGCGTTTGAGTCCACTGCGTCCCTCAGCAGAGGTGAATCCTCCTCCAGTCTGACAGACCGTAAGCGCAGGACCCTCCCCCAGCTCCCTGTGGATGACCCCCGGGCTAAATCCAGCACCAAAGCCCTGAGGTCTGAGATTGGGGAGAAGCAGGACACTGAACCCCAGGAAAAAGAGAACAAGGGCGACGGGGAGTCCCCAACTCTCAAGGAGGACAGTGAGATGACCAGTAAACGGAAACAAAGCTCCACTTCCTCTCCATGCAAGGCTCCTCTCCGGACCTCTGGCAGCACTGAACGGAggaagaggtcagaggagaggaaaggaggaggaggagaaggaggagagaagtcTGGGAAGCCTCTAGTGCGCCAGGGCAGCTTCACTATTGAAAAGCCCAGCGCTAATGTCCCTGCAGAGCTCATCCCACGCATCAACAGAGGTGGCAGTGGGCGCGAACGCAGTGACTCTGTGGGTAGCATGGATACTGCTACACTCCTGAAAGACACTGAAGCTGTCATGGCATTCCTGGAGGCTAAACTAAGAGATGAAAATAAACTAGACCAGAAAAGTAGTAAAACTGGCATCACCACTCAGGGTTCAGGTTCTGGCCTCCCGCCTCGGACTGACTCCATCTCTCCTGAGTCAGATGTGGACACGGCCAGCACAGCTAGTCATGTGGCTGGAGAGGCTGAAAGGAAAGCAGCCGCTGGTGGTGTACAAAAACGGCGTTCCCTCAGCAGCATGCACCGGGAGAAGAGCAACATGAGCACAGCTTCCAAGACAAGTGTCACTAATGCAAGTGCCCGAGAGCGCTTGGAGAGGAAGACTAAAACAAGAACTGTGGACGCGACAAGCCGGACCGATGCACGCCGCTCTGTTCAGCcgtcctctgcctcctccagagCACGCCAGCCTTCACTGGATCTCACTGATGACGACCAGACTTCTTCCTTCCCCATCTCTGACATCTTGTCCTCAGACCAGGAGACCTACTCTGGACCGTTGGGGCACTCAGCACTTGGACGTGGCTTAGATGATGCCCTCCATTCCAAACTCGATAGCAGGTCTGCTAAGACCTCCACCAGTGGTTCAGCTAAAACCAGCCGTACTCTCCAGGCAgccaccacctcctctctgaacAAGCAGGCCTCACTGCCTCAGCCGCGGCCCACAAGAGCCTCCCTTCTTCGCCGTGCCCGCCTTGGGGATACATCTGACACAGACCTAGCTGATGCAGACAGGGTGTCTGTGGCCTCTGAGGTTTCCACCACCAGCTCCACCTCTAAGCCGCCATCTGGTCGGAAGGGAATGTCACGACTGGACATGCTGGCTCAGCCGCGTAGGAATCGTCTGGGCTCCATCTCAGCCCGCAGTGACTCAGAGTGCACGGTGACCCGGAGCTCCACCTCTTCACCCCGCCTGTCAGCTGAGACTGCTCTGCGTCTGGGCTTGCGCTCATCAACGCCCACAGAGAACAGACTGACACCCAGGATGAGGGCCAACAGCGTGTCCAAACTGAACGAGACCAAGACTAAGACCACTACATCTGGATACTGCTCACCCACAG AGAGCTCTCAGCCCGAACCTGAGGGCGGTGATGCAGAGGAAGAGCTAATGG TGTCCAGTAGCAGCAGGTGGAGACGTCTGCCACCAGAATACGGCTCCACCTCAGAGGAAGAGTTTGGCTCCAACCGGAATTCTCCAAAGCACGGAGGACGCTCTCACGTACGACCTCATCACCTCGTCCCACACCGCAGCTCGAGGCTCAGCACCACCGCAGCTCCaggctctgctgcagtgacGGGTCCAGgtggagtggggttcaaacaTCGAATGAAAGAGCAAGAGGAGTACATCAGAGACTGGACAGCACACAGCGAGGAAATAGCCAG GATCAGCCAGGACTTGGCCAAGGACTTGGCCATCTTGGCCCGTGAGATCCATGATGTGGCCGGCGAGATCGACTCAGTCAGCTCATCTGGCACAGCGCCCAGCACCACCGTCAGCACTGCCGCCACCACCCCGGGATCAGCTATCGACACCCGGGAAGAGGTAGGCCCTGCACGTTCCACGCAGCCGGACATACAGGAGAGCATGAGAAAG TTGGTAGATCGGGTGTTTGATGAGAGCCTCAACTTCAGGAAGATTCCGCCTGTGATTTCAACCAAGGCACCAGAGATCAATGGTAAGCCGGTGGAGCTCCGCCCCCGTGCTCCTGACAGTCTGGAGCCCCGAGCTCTGAGGAGACGCACCTGGAACCGAGAAGAG GCGGTGTTGGACAGCCTGCTGCTCAATTCAGTTTCTCAACTGTCCACTAAGATCAGACACTCTGTCGATAAAACCGCAGGAAAAATCAG GATTTTGTTTAAGGATAAGGACAGAAACTGGGATGAAATTGAGAATAAACTGCGATCAGAAAGTGACATACCACTCCTGAAAACCTCCAACAAG GAGATTTCCTCAATTCTGCTTGAACTGAAGAGAGTTGAGAAGCAGCTTCAAG tgatCAATGTCATGGTAGACCCAGATGGGACTCTGGATGCCCTGGCCAGTCTCGGCCTGACCAGCCCCACCACCCCTACCAAGCCCCAAGCCGCCAAAATCACTTCCCCCTGTGCCACCAACCCCGGGTCCGTGCAACCAGCCAAAGAATCGCTGCCGCAGATCCTTCCTGGGCCTGGAGGATCAGCAACCTCCGCCAGAGTTCAGGCATCTTCTCCCAGCACAGAGGAAACTGCCCAAGAACCCAGTGTGGGTCTGGGGATAACAGGAGTCGGAGGACTGCCCTTCAACCGCATGCGTCCGAGCGGAGAGGAGGCCATCGCACAGAAGTGA